The proteins below come from a single Eubacterium limosum genomic window:
- a CDS encoding GspE/PulE family protein, with amino-acid sequence MKNIRIGDILVGDGYITEGQLQEALAYQKVDKSKRLGAILVDYGYVTESQLLGALAKRLDLQVINLIQIEVDLEAAAKIPKNIAQKYTLIPIGFSNGHLLVATNDPLDFYAIEDLRLITNMPIDIVLAEKDAILKGIDSSYSEIEARQAATSANEMADDMETVSIVEDLDAAGDDAPVVNLINTMLIKGYNTGASDIHIEPFEDKTNVRLRIDGLIVDYLTLASALHQSVIARIKILSNLDIAERRLPQDGHFRARIKGIEMNIRTSVIPTVYGEKAVLRFLNQNTKLDHSGTFGMNDDNYARMRQILQSPHGIIYITGPTGSGKTTTLYMVLEMLSSKNVNICTIEDPVERNLDSINQTQVNNVAGLTFESGLRSLLRQDPDIIMVGETRDSETANIAVRAAITGHQVLSTLHTNDAVSTIVRLVDMGVEPYMVANSLTGVVAQRLVKKICPDCKEAYSPSEAERELLGRDIPVLYRGRGCHQCNHTGYKGRIAVHEILAIDKTIRNMISSQSPIEDVYEYVAAGHKTTSLRQSLVELVEQGVTSMEELLKVTYYVE; translated from the coding sequence ATGAAGAACATCCGTATAGGGGATATACTGGTCGGTGACGGCTATATTACAGAGGGGCAGCTTCAGGAAGCCCTGGCCTATCAAAAGGTGGATAAGAGCAAGCGTCTGGGCGCGATCCTGGTCGATTACGGTTACGTGACAGAGAGCCAGCTGCTGGGGGCGCTGGCAAAACGTCTGGACCTTCAGGTCATCAATCTGATCCAGATTGAGGTAGATCTGGAGGCAGCCGCTAAAATACCCAAAAATATTGCACAGAAGTACACCCTTATCCCAATAGGGTTTTCAAACGGCCATTTGCTGGTTGCCACCAATGACCCGCTGGATTTTTACGCCATCGAGGATCTGCGCCTGATCACCAATATGCCCATTGACATTGTCCTGGCCGAAAAGGACGCCATTCTCAAGGGTATTGACAGCAGCTATTCGGAAATCGAGGCCCGCCAGGCGGCCACCAGTGCCAACGAGATGGCCGACGATATGGAAACTGTCTCCATCGTAGAGGACCTGGACGCCGCCGGAGATGACGCGCCAGTGGTCAACCTCATCAATACCATGCTCATAAAGGGCTATAATACCGGCGCCAGTGACATTCACATCGAGCCCTTTGAGGATAAAACCAACGTGCGCCTGCGTATTGATGGCCTCATCGTCGATTACCTGACACTGGCCAGCGCTCTGCACCAGTCCGTGATCGCCCGTATTAAGATATTGTCAAACCTGGATATTGCCGAGCGGCGTCTGCCCCAGGACGGCCATTTTCGCGCCCGGATCAAGGGCATTGAGATGAATATCCGTACCTCAGTCATCCCGACTGTCTACGGTGAGAAAGCCGTTCTGCGTTTCCTGAACCAGAACACCAAGCTCGACCATTCCGGCACCTTTGGCATGAACGACGACAATTACGCCCGCATGCGCCAGATCCTGCAGAGCCCCCACGGCATCATCTATATCACCGGGCCCACCGGGAGCGGTAAAACCACCACCCTGTACATGGTTCTGGAAATGCTCTCGAGCAAAAACGTCAATATCTGTACCATTGAGGATCCTGTAGAACGGAATCTGGACAGCATCAACCAGACACAGGTGAACAACGTGGCCGGCCTTACCTTTGAGAGCGGCCTGCGCTCCCTTTTACGGCAGGACCCGGATATCATTATGGTCGGTGAAACCCGTGACTCGGAAACCGCCAACATCGCTGTGCGCGCCGCCATCACCGGGCACCAGGTGCTCTCCACCCTGCATACCAACGACGCCGTGTCCACCATTGTGCGTCTGGTGGATATGGGGGTCGAGCCCTATATGGTTGCCAACTCCCTGACCGGGGTTGTGGCCCAGCGCCTCGTCAAGAAAATCTGTCCGGACTGCAAGGAGGCCTACAGCCCCAGCGAGGCCGAGCGGGAGCTTTTGGGCAGGGATATACCGGTGCTGTACCGCGGACGGGGCTGCCACCAGTGCAACCACACCGGCTATAAAGGCCGTATCGCCGTCCATGAAATTTTAGCCATCGACAAAACCATAAGGAACATGATTTCCAGCCAGTCCCCCATCGAGGATGTCTATGAGTACGTGGCGGCAGGCCACAAAACCACCAGCCTCCGCCAAAGTCTGGTCGAGCTGGTAGAACAGGGCGTGACAAGCATGGAAGAACTGCTGAAGGTTACGTATTACGTTGAATAA
- a CDS encoding Hsp20/alpha crystallin family protein: protein MLLMPRDRFGFNLFDDMFNDPFFKKADSPALMKTDIQEKDGKYILDMDLPGFGKENIKADLENGYLTITASRDDTKEEKGEKGNLVHQERYTGQCSRSFYVGDNVKEDDIKAGYKDGILHLEFPKNETKQVEQKKYIAIE, encoded by the coding sequence ATGTTGTTGATGCCTAGAGATCGTTTCGGTTTTAATTTGTTTGATGATATGTTTAATGATCCGTTTTTTAAAAAAGCAGATTCACCTGCTCTCATGAAAACAGATATTCAGGAAAAGGATGGCAAGTACATCCTGGATATGGACCTGCCGGGCTTTGGCAAGGAAAATATCAAAGCTGACCTTGAAAATGGCTACCTGACCATTACCGCTTCCAGAGATGACACAAAGGAAGAAAAGGGTGAAAAAGGCAACCTGGTCCATCAGGAACGCTACACCGGTCAGTGTTCAAGAAGCTTCTACGTTGGTGACAACGTAAAGGAAGACGACATCAAAGCCGGTTATAAGGATGGTATTCTCCATCTGGAATTCCCGAAAAACGAAACCAAGCAAGTAGAACAGAAAAAATACATTGCGATTGAATAA
- a CDS encoding type 1 glutamine amidotransferase domain-containing protein, with translation MSKKIIALISDDFEDLELWYPVHRLREEDGVTVDVVGEEKGKTYIGKYGVPCVSDYRFDEINPDEYDGILVPGGWAPDKLRRFPVVLDMVRAMDKAGKPIGEICHAGWVLISAGILKGKNVTSTPGIRDDMENAGAIWHDTPSIVDGHIISARRPPDLPQYMKDYIKVLMK, from the coding sequence ATGTCTAAAAAAATTATCGCACTGATCAGCGACGACTTTGAAGATCTGGAATTATGGTATCCGGTACACCGCCTTCGCGAGGAGGACGGCGTGACCGTCGATGTGGTAGGCGAGGAAAAGGGTAAAACCTATATTGGAAAATACGGTGTGCCCTGCGTGTCGGACTACCGCTTTGACGAAATCAATCCTGACGAATACGACGGGATTCTGGTGCCTGGCGGCTGGGCGCCGGATAAGCTGCGCCGATTCCCGGTCGTTCTGGACATGGTACGGGCCATGGATAAAGCCGGCAAGCCCATTGGGGAAATCTGCCACGCGGGCTGGGTGCTCATCTCCGCTGGTATCCTGAAAGGGAAAAATGTCACCAGCACCCCAGGCATCCGGGACGATATGGAAAACGCGGGCGCTATCTGGCACGACACCCCGTCCATTGTCGACGGACATATTATTTCCGCCAGACGGCCACCGGATCTGCCGCAGTATATGAAGGATTACATCAAGGTTTTGATGAAGTAG
- a CDS encoding GGDEF domain-containing protein: MRKYINQIWSISLALCLVFCLTASRVQAEEKKVIRVAFPEQAGFSSTNAAGNHSGYTYEFLEEIAKYTDWEYEFITGDGSDESLLKMMEDLKNGEIDIMGGMVSTPELAEDYDFPEYNCGYSYSTLSVLKDNEDINATNYSTFNNIKVGARKTAARRIQALNEFCKANGITLEIIEYDNSDDALHNALKSGEVDALLGPDVAMGDDERIVARFDGRPYYFAVTKGNTEVVSGINSATAIINEQNPNYATELYMKYFNKNNQQVTLESFIKANPTESIVAALGIGLVLAAVVGMTMYIRMQRNQQLLLNYERYRILSEMSKEFIFEYDYREDSIVVSEQFANTFGGKSQADHFFSAILSKELDTNESARFFAGLIKRRPPEEARYEVEYKTKVSSGNKEWVRATSMIIFDRHNQPMRAIGKIININDEKCEKEALINQAHRDALTGLYNRKTFEERVNTYLQERGDEEGAMMVVDLDHFKTVNDTLGHQGGDEVLEDLAREMAACFGEEAILGRLGGDEFLVFVRDIKACKDKPVKTARALCQVMNRCYERNSGRTEVSVSVGLAYSFRDSAFETLYGMADEALYYMKDHGKNNVKVYDASVRDALGNNDNNTRKGAF, encoded by the coding sequence GTGAGAAAGTACATCAATCAGATATGGAGTATCAGCCTGGCCCTGTGTCTTGTTTTCTGCCTGACAGCCTCTCGGGTACAGGCAGAAGAAAAGAAGGTCATCCGGGTTGCCTTTCCTGAGCAGGCGGGGTTTTCATCCACCAATGCTGCGGGAAACCATTCGGGCTATACCTATGAGTTTTTAGAAGAAATTGCAAAATATACGGACTGGGAGTATGAGTTCATCACCGGAGACGGCAGCGATGAGAGCCTATTGAAAATGATGGAGGATCTGAAAAACGGCGAGATTGATATTATGGGCGGCATGGTATCCACGCCGGAACTGGCCGAGGATTATGATTTTCCAGAATATAACTGCGGCTACAGCTACTCCACTTTGTCGGTGTTAAAGGATAATGAGGATATCAACGCAACCAACTATTCAACTTTTAATAATATAAAGGTGGGGGCACGCAAGACCGCAGCCCGAAGAATACAGGCCTTAAATGAATTTTGTAAGGCCAATGGGATTACCCTGGAAATCATCGAATATGATAACAGTGATGATGCACTGCACAATGCTTTGAAATCGGGTGAGGTGGACGCTCTGCTGGGGCCGGACGTCGCCATGGGTGACGATGAGCGTATTGTTGCGCGGTTTGACGGGCGGCCCTATTATTTTGCGGTCACCAAGGGCAATACCGAGGTGGTCAGCGGTATCAACTCCGCCACGGCGATCATCAATGAGCAAAACCCCAACTACGCCACCGAGCTTTACATGAAATATTTTAACAAGAATAACCAGCAGGTTACCCTGGAGAGCTTTATCAAGGCCAACCCCACTGAGAGTATTGTGGCAGCGCTGGGTATCGGTCTGGTGCTGGCCGCAGTGGTCGGTATGACCATGTATATCCGTATGCAGCGAAACCAGCAGCTGCTTTTGAATTATGAGCGGTACCGTATTCTGTCAGAGATGTCCAAGGAATTTATTTTCGAGTATGACTACCGTGAGGACAGCATTGTGGTATCCGAGCAGTTTGCCAATACCTTTGGCGGAAAGTCACAGGCCGATCATTTTTTTTCCGCAATCCTGAGCAAGGAACTGGATACCAATGAAAGCGCCCGCTTTTTTGCGGGCTTGATAAAACGGCGTCCGCCTGAGGAGGCGCGCTATGAGGTAGAATACAAAACCAAAGTGTCTTCTGGAAATAAAGAGTGGGTTCGCGCCACCAGCATGATCATTTTTGACAGGCATAACCAGCCCATGCGGGCCATCGGCAAAATCATCAACATCAATGATGAAAAATGCGAAAAAGAAGCGCTGATCAACCAGGCGCACCGTGACGCCCTCACCGGGCTCTATAACCGCAAGACCTTTGAAGAACGGGTGAATACCTATCTGCAGGAACGCGGCGATGAAGAAGGCGCCATGATGGTCGTGGATCTGGACCACTTTAAAACCGTCAATGACACCCTGGGCCACCAGGGCGGCGATGAGGTACTGGAAGATCTCGCCCGGGAAATGGCTGCCTGCTTTGGCGAAGAGGCCATTTTAGGCCGTCTGGGAGGCGATGAATTTCTGGTCTTTGTGAGAGACATCAAAGCTTGTAAGGACAAGCCTGTAAAGACTGCCAGAGCGCTCTGCCAGGTCATGAACCGCTGCTATGAAAGAAACAGCGGCCGAACTGAGGTCTCTGTGAGTGTCGGGCTTGCCTATTCCTTCAGAGACAGCGCTTTTGAGACGCTTTACGGCATGGCCGACGAGGCGCTTTACTATATGAAGGATCACGGAAAAAACAACGTTAAGGTTTATGACGCGTCCGTAAGGGATGCTTTGGGTAATAATGATAACAATACACGAAAAGGAGCATTTTGA
- a CDS encoding dihydroorotate dehydrogenase: MSKALETKFNDIVFKNPVLTASGTFGFGREFEEYYDLAALGGLCTKGLTLEPRPGNTGMRLWETPAGIINSIGLENPGVDAFIENEWPHLKEIDTVTVVNVGGKDEASYLEAIERVNAINAQLVELNISCPNVKAGGMAYGIKAEMAADITRKVVAVSKAPVMVKLSPNVENIAEIALACEESGACGISLINTIQAMAVDYKKKKIVFDNTYAGLSGPAVKPIALRMTHQVCKAVDVPVMAMGGISTWEDALEFIMVGAACVQVGTMNFIDPKAPVRIIEGLEAYCQAEDLVNIDEVRGILL; the protein is encoded by the coding sequence ATGAGTAAAGCGTTAGAAACGAAATTTAACGATATTGTCTTTAAAAACCCCGTTCTCACCGCGTCGGGCACCTTTGGCTTCGGGCGTGAGTTTGAGGAATACTATGATCTGGCAGCGCTGGGCGGCCTGTGCACCAAGGGGCTGACCCTTGAACCGCGTCCGGGAAATACGGGGATGCGTTTGTGGGAGACACCGGCAGGCATTATCAACAGCATTGGACTTGAAAACCCTGGTGTGGACGCCTTTATCGAAAATGAGTGGCCTCACCTCAAGGAGATCGACACCGTCACCGTGGTCAACGTGGGCGGTAAGGATGAAGCCTCCTACCTGGAAGCCATTGAGCGGGTCAACGCCATCAATGCCCAGCTGGTTGAGCTGAACATTTCATGTCCCAATGTCAAGGCTGGCGGTATGGCCTACGGCATCAAGGCAGAAATGGCGGCAGATATCACCCGTAAGGTGGTGGCTGTCTCCAAGGCGCCAGTCATGGTCAAGCTGTCACCGAATGTTGAAAACATCGCAGAGATCGCTCTGGCCTGTGAGGAATCCGGCGCCTGCGGTATCTCGCTCATCAACACCATCCAGGCCATGGCCGTTGATTACAAAAAGAAGAAAATCGTGTTTGACAACACCTACGCCGGTCTGTCCGGCCCGGCGGTCAAACCCATCGCACTGCGCATGACCCATCAGGTCTGCAAGGCGGTGGACGTGCCGGTGATGGCCATGGGCGGCATCAGCACCTGGGAAGACGCCCTTGAGTTTATCATGGTCGGCGCGGCCTGTGTGCAGGTGGGAACCATGAACTTCATCGACCCTAAGGCACCGGTTAGGATCATTGAAGGCTTAGAAGCCTACTGCCAGGCCGAGGACCTGGTAAACATCGATGAGGTGCGCGGTATTTTATTATAA